The following nucleotide sequence is from Triticum dicoccoides isolate Atlit2015 ecotype Zavitan chromosome 7B, WEW_v2.0, whole genome shotgun sequence.
ACTGCAGAATAGTTTTGTTGTTGATATAGCTTTTGGAATAGCTAATCGCTCATGACACGGTGTTTTCCGGGGCAATTATGCCCTAATCTATTTTTTGGGGCAACACGGTGTTGTTTGTACGCTTCTCCTGTTAATTAAATATACTAAGATTGAAATGTACTGGTTAATTAACTATGTGCCCAATGAATTATTCAAGCAAAAAAATTCCTAAGTAGTAATAAGGAACATATATCATGCAAATTCTAAAAGTAAAAATGGCTTGACTCGATGTCCTAATAAACAACTTTTGTTCCAACTTGGAACGACGACTAAGGAACAGGTACCATATGCACACATATACATCAGCTAGTCAAATCAAAAAAAGCTGCGCTATGACAGTTATACCATATGTATACCCATAACTGTTTTCGTGTAGAATATTAGGACCTAGCTAGCTAAAGATCTCCTACATTAACTCCCAAAAGATTTGTGCTAATTTGAGCGGCAAGGTCAAGGAAACTACACATGATCCAGAACTTATTTCAGATATCTTGTTCACACCTTTAGAAGACTATCGGTACTTTTCTGCCGTTTCTAGCAAGAGAAAATAAATGTAAAATTTATTAGTGCATTTTCGTGCCTTATTTCAGCTACTGATAAATGTAGTTTGAAATATATATCTGTCGAGGAGTTGATCATAACCACATAAATGTGAGCACTATTTCATTGGCGACTAGTAATATATTTTATATGTGGCTTGCTTGTCGTGTTCAGAGAACACAACATTAATTTGAATGCACTTCCAATAATTTCCAACCATTTCCGTATTGCATGCATTCAACACATATTCCATTGACTAGGTAGATCCAGTAAAAAAAATCATGGGACAAATTAAACATTTAATGACATTAGGACTCACTCAGAGGAGTCCATAAAATCCAACATCAATGTAATCAACTAGTGGAAATTAAAATTTTAGTTATTATACCCGTACTAATTTTGCATTAGATGTCATGATCGTTCGAGTTGATGCAATTTTTACAATGCGCGCTCCATATGCATCTATAAGAATCGATATTTTCAACCTAGCTCAGAAACAGTTAGGCATTATGGCCTCCAACAACAACAGAAGGTGAAGGCTCAGTTGGTTAGCGTTGTAATGATTATCATAGCACTCCTATATTACATGCACGCTACTTTTCTAACTTATTTATATATGTCTGATATGTCGTGCAGGGGACAATAGCAAGACGGTTACTCCAATGAATATTCATTTGGCTTCGCCAACACCTAATACTCGACAACAGGATGCCCTGAATGCACGGGCTGCAACGGGTTAGTACCTTTCACTGATGGTTCAAGTATAGCCAGAGTTAAGTTATGTATTATTTTGTATTCGATTACCTGAAAGTAATCTGATTTGACATGCGGCGATGAGTATGAGTCCCATTACACCAGTGACATCGCGTAATGCCGTTAAACATGCATCTTCTGGTACTAATTAATTAGTACCACCTCTTCCTTTCATGGAAAACTTGGGTCTATTCTATCTGGCTTTAATAAAgagatactccctccttccatctatatagggcctaatgcattttttgaggctaactttgaccaaatattagagcaataagatatgacatgcaacttacacaaagcacaccgttaaattcgtgtgtgaaaggagctttcaatgatataattttcacattgtgcatgtcatgtactattaatcttgtcaatagtcaaagacggtcttaaaaaacgcattaggccttatatagatggaaggagggagtaatatTTTTGAGATTGACACGTCTTGAGGGTGAATCCTAGATCATTTGGTTTAGTAGGCCTATGCTGCAGAAAAACTTTGTATACGATTATTTGAGCTGAAAAACTTTGTATTATTTGAAATATTTTCCGTTTACTGATATATAAATATTTTTATACAAGTAATAAGATATAGATTTTTTTTCTTCATGCCATCTATCAAGTCATTTATTTTTTAGTCTGTGGTTACTAACCCACGGATGCATGTATATACAAACCATTTAACAGATATATCTTCTGGTTTTTCATGGAGTGAGGATTAAGCCCAGTGCTTGTACCAGAAAAACCAATTAATTAGTATCACCTCTTCCTTTGATGGATCACTTGAGTGTATTCTATCCAGCCTCTGTAAATAGATAATATCTTGACATTGACATGTCTTGAACATGAATATTTGATCAATACCTTTAGTGAGCGTATGTTGCCGAAAACTTCGTATTATTGAAATATTTTTCATGATACATCTAGTAATACTATCTTTCATCTTAAAAACATGAATACTTTTATACTCATACTAAAAATAGAAAATTTTCTGCACACCATCTATAGCGAGTCATTTATTTTTGAATCCGTGCTTAGTAACCCACAGCCGCATGTACTAACCATTAACCTTATGTAAATTCTGATTACCCATGGAGCAAGGATTAAGCCATGTCCCTGTATCAGAGATTTGATTGCTGGGAAGAAAAGTTATCATCTATATTCTTTTATTAACTAGTTGATGTCATGCAGCTAGTGGTATGCCTTCGAGTGGAAGGAAACTATCCACAACAGAGAAGCAGAAACAAAGCCAGGCATCTTCTACTGGTTTGTAACTTGTCACTCGATTTAGAGGCATAGAGTCTGCCTATGTATACAATACTCCACGGCTTCACTTATGCATACAAGATCACTTAATTAATCTCGTttaaaaaataaacatagactatCAAATCAATTTTACTGGATCTATTCAAAATGTAATGATTAGGTATTAATATATGTTGATATTTTTGCATGTAaacttgaccaacattgaaacggctttattttaaaaaagaaaagactaaatgGCTTTCTATAAATCAACAGAGGGAGCACTAATCAACTGATATCACACTAGACCGCAGTGAATATATATGTACATTACGTGACACCTAATTTTCTGCTCTGCATTTTTTTTTATCTAGGTTCCGTTCCATGTCCAAAATGATTTTGTTAAAGTTTCTTTTGTCATCTCCCTGTGATCTTGCGTGCATGCAGATCAACCTAGACGTCATGCCCCATCATCATCAGCGAGCAATAGGAATGGGCAGTCATCAACAAGCAGTAGTCAAAGGGGGCATGCGGAGTGTCATGGTGCCGGAAAACCGAAGTCTGCAGGAACAAAATACAAGTGAACtctatag
It contains:
- the LOC119341393 gene encoding uncharacterized protein LOC119341393 isoform X4, with translation MASNNNKTSKGGSSKTVTPHKIHSASPTPNTRQHDALNARDVAGDNSKTVTPMNIHLASPTPNTRQQDALNARAATDQPRRHAPSSSASNRNGQSSTSSSQRGHAECHGAGKPKSAGTKYK
- the LOC119341393 gene encoding uncharacterized protein LOC119341393 isoform X1 — translated: MASNNNKTSKGGSSKTVTPHKIHSASPTPNTRQHDALNARDVAGDNSKTVTPMNIHLASPTPNTRQQDALNARAATASGMPSSGRKLSTTEKQKQSQASSTDQPRRHAPSSSASNRNGQSSTSSSQRGHAECHGAGKPKSAGTKYK
- the LOC119341393 gene encoding uncharacterized protein LOC119341393 isoform X3, with product MIHSVLPTPNTQKPDALNARSATGDNSKTVTPMNIHLASPTPNTRQQDALNARAATASGMPSSGRKLSTTEKQKQSQASSTDQPRRHAPSSSASNRNGQSSTSSSQRGHAECHGAGKPKSAGTKYK
- the LOC119341393 gene encoding uncharacterized protein LOC119341393 isoform X2, with the translated sequence MIHSVLPTPNTQKPDALNARSATAMSMNRITPLASRNAGDNSKTVTPMNIHLASPTPNTRQQDALNARAATASGMPSSGRKLSTTEKQKQSQASSTDQPRRHAPSSSASNRNGQSSTSSSQRGHAECHGAGKPKSAGTKYK